One region of Lampris incognitus isolate fLamInc1 chromosome 4, fLamInc1.hap2, whole genome shotgun sequence genomic DNA includes:
- the xkr5b gene encoding XK-related protein 5b, whose translation MRDYTATPSRGGSCVSCCQVCIFAFTALLIVAERTALVYCFVYYLWMGHNYCYAHLAGFTALFLLPGWGPQWLSYLWYLSDGRIRMKSLTWTHILHLGIFKRLWECMRLPDEDVYGEIMQQADVSALHLLEALVVTLPETLLQTYVLICTDIGLKSPASVCFVVCVLSLAWALVLYARACSLIRPGHLPMTPAAILCRLLWRVGMLGSRFAVLMLFTRIFKQWVLGVIGVHWLGATFWMVSQQTDIIRSTNRWRLFNLVLGAIHIFLFLNVKDGQSRYRMAGFYLAMFLENAFLLLASSWLFTMASWDTVGIPAAVFCSFLIGVIALVLYYRFLHPKSFEIFQSIRHRGIGGACTEQGSTLTLEEKATPTFHRNITLSGGGTLTDLPHQWEGWRHHHWLLIRLALKTGDVTKICSAYGEGGLAGLMGLDEVVNSPDIPHVPQVPQIQPQLPQDSQPAPQPAPPQVTQAPLVRKEAQPKKPAPSTVVARPVRQAPPTNIYKMNPSPEVIPVHEVIPEETGEEESSPPASEDRGDEDFQSAAYGSPTPSSPQYPGSLRHIDSNAGTLTEGSSSAGSLDIKTPGWSPERRSPLLISSPERNSANPGESTTTLYFSAEAQSPSTGSYLGWGSELSPISSYRSPYRIREARFVTSTPRLEPRVGGESPGLTPVVVTPATPGTTPGATPGITPGATPATTPGTTPGGTPGGATPMATTPGTPITPLTPVISHVRKQMVQFVDYRERAV comes from the exons ATGAGAGACTACACGGCGACTCCAAGCCGCGGAGGCTCCTGCGTGTCGTGCTGCCAAGTTTGCATCTTTGCCTTCACCGCATTGCTGATCGTTGCGGAGCGGACGGCCC TGGTTTACTGTTTTGTTTACTATTTGTGGATGGGCCACAACTACTGCTATGCCCACTTGGCTGGTTTCACTGCACTGTTCCTGCTGCCAG GCTGGGGTCCTCAGTGGCTCAGCTATCTGTGGTACCTGTCAGATGGACGGATCCGCATGAAGTCACTCACCTGGACACATATACTGCACCTGGGTATATTCAAAAG ATTATGGGAGTGTATGCGTCTGCCAGATGAGGATGTTTATGGTGAAATCATGCAGCAGGCTGATGTGTCAGCCTTGCATCTGCTTGAGGCCCTGGTGGTCACCCTGCCTGAAACACTCCTGCAGACATACGTACTCATCTGCACTGACATAGGACTCAAGTctccag CCTCAGTGTGTTTCGTGGTGTGTGTCCTATCCCTGGCCTGGGCCCTGGTTCTCTATGCCAGAGCTTGTtctctcatcagaccaggccacctgccCATGACCCCTGCCGCCATACTCTGTAGACTCCTCTGGAGG GTCGGTATGTTGGGATCACGTTTTGCTGTTCTCATGCTTTTCACGCGAATCTTCAAACAGTGGGTCCTGGGAGTCATTG gcGTTCACTGGTTGGGCGCTACATTTTGGATGGTGTCCCAGCAGACGGATATCATACGGTCTACAAATCGATGGAGACTCTTCAACCTTGTACTGGGAGCCATTcacatcttcctcttcctcaatgTAAAGGATGGGCAATCTAGATACCGCATGGCTGGGTTCTAcctg GCCATGTTTTTAGAGAATGCATTTCTTCTTTTGGCCTCCTCCTGGTTGTTTACCATGGCATCGTGGGATACCGTGGGGATTCCAGCCGCTGTGTTTTGCAGTTTCCTCATAG GAGTCATAGCACTGGTGCTATACTACCGTTTCCTTCACCCTAAGTCCTTTGAGATCTTCCAGAGTATTCGTCACCGGGGGATAGGAGGAGCTTGCACAGAGCAAGGATCCACACTCACGTTGGAGGAGAAAGCCACACCCACCTTCCATCGCAATATAACACTGTCTG GAGGGGGCACCCTTACAGACCTCCCTCACCAATGGGAAGGCTGGAGGCACCATCACTGGCTATTGATTCGCTTAGCGCTGAAGACGGGGGATGTCACTAAAATCTGCTCAGCTTATGGTGAGGGCGGGTTGGCCGGACTGATGGGTCTGGATGAAGTGGTCAATTCACCGGATATTCCTCATGTCCCACAG GTCCCACAAATTCAGCCACAGCTTCCTCAGGATTCACAACCTGCTCCTCAGCCAGCACCACCACAGGTGACCCAGGCTCCACTT GTGAGAAAGGAGGCCCAGCCCAAAAAACCAGCACCCAGCACTGTAGTGGCCAGACCAGTGAGGCAGGCCCCCCCCACTAATATCTATAAAATGAACCCATCTCCAGAGGTCATTCCAGTCCATGAGGTCATACCCGAAGAGACTGGAGAAGAAGAATCCAGTCCTCCAGCCTCAGAGGACAGAG GTGATGAAGACTTCCAGAGTGCTGCTTACGGCTCGCCAACACCCTCATCTCCTCAGTACCCTGGAAGCTTACGCCACATCGACAGCAACGCCGGGACCCTGACGGAGGGCTCATCCTCTGCAGGTTCCCTGGACATCAAGACACCAGGCTGGTCACCTGAACGACGCTCTCCTCTCCTGATCAGTTCCCCAGAGAGAAATTCAGCCAACCCCGGAGAATCCACCACCACGCTGTACTTCAGCGCTGAGGCACAGTCTCCTTCAACTGGAAGCTATCTGGGCTGGGGCTCTGAGTTGTCGCCCATTTCCAGCTACCGAAGTCCCTACCGGATCAGGGAAGCTCGCTTTGTCACATCCACCCCACGACTAGAGCCCAGAGTTGGGGGagagagtcctggcctgaccccTGTTGTTGTCACCCCTGCTACCCCTGGTACTACACCAGGTGCTACACCTGGTATTACACCAGGTGCTACACCTGCTACTACACCAGGCACAACCCCAGGTGGTACTCCTGGTGGTGCGACTCCAATGGCTACTACTCCTGGTACCCCAATCACCCCTCTCACTCCAGTCATCTCCCATGTTCGCAAACAGATGGTCCAGTTTGTGgactacagagagagagcagtgtaA